From a single Cryptococcus neoformans var. neoformans B-3501A chromosome 3, whole genome shotgun sequence genomic region:
- a CDS encoding hypothetical protein (HMMPfam hit to Peptidase_M3, Peptidase family M3, score: 460.3, E(): 2e-135) — MLRLPRITRRALSSGALAPHFDRPLPPPPPAPPAPLCALPPLTAPDALAPLTRRTVRHADALVARIAAAPAHPDPAELRRVVKNLDRLSDVLCGVIDMCELVRNVHPDPHWVAAAEKTYETLCSFMNQLNTSTGLYDALVATVSHTFPGNPLSPAELRVAQTFLSDFERSGIQLPPGVRAKFVRHSDNILSLGRTFLSFAAAGPSADTPIEIPEPEVLLAGLSSKFVASLPRKKRKGPALLAPGSWEAQMIGRYADNEEARRLVYIGSMREDKDRVYVLETMLKERAELAHVLGKETWADVALSDKMAKTPQNVLQFLTSLATHHRPSAAADVAALQRLKALSTVSRTSSQLPTVHAWDRDHYAEQYAASLLPNGSLPSITPYFSVGTAMSGLSHMLSRLYGISFKPVSVAHGEVWHPSVRRLDVMDEHGKRIGVIYCDLFSRPGKPSAGAAHYTVRCSRRVDDDPSEGDGLPPGWDQHLGKGMEVQGEALHGKEGKYQLPIVVLTTDFGTVEESGPALLGWNDLETLFHEMGHAIHSMIGQTEFHNVSGTRCATDFVELPSILMEHFISSPAVLSTFATHYTTNEPLPIPLIQAHLQLDQSLKALETHSQILMALLDQKYHSIKHGEQLDSTRVWNELQSQVGVIPPVRGTAWQTQFGHLYGYGATYYSYLFDRAIAGKIWSSLFARGRTGPAAANHDPAAAEDILSREGGEAFKEKVLKWGGGRDPWEMVGDVIGGAEGEQVAKGDEKAMELVGRWMIK, encoded by the exons ATGCTCCGTCTCCCCCGCATCACACGCCGCGCCCTCTCCTCTGGCGCCCTTGCGCCCCACTTTGACCGCCCACTcccgcccccgccgcccGCGCCCCCTGCGCCCCTCTGCGCCCTCCCGCCGCTCACCGCGCCCGACGCCCTCGCGCCCCTCACCCGCCGCACCGTCCGCCACGCCGACGCCCTCGTCGCCCGCATCGCCGCAGCGCCCGCACACCCAGACCCCGCAGAGCTCCGCCGCGTCGTCAAGAACCTCGACCGCCTCAGCGATGTCCTCTGCGGCGTCATCGACATGTGCGAGCTCGTGCGCAACGTCCATCCGGACCCCCACTGGGTCGCGGCCGCCGAGAAGACGTACGAGACGCTGTGCAGCTTCATGAACCAGCTCAATACCAGCACGGGCCTCTATGAC GCACTCGTCGCAACCGTCTCCCACACGTTCCCCGGCAACCCCCTGTCGCCCGCCGAGCTCAGAGTCGCCCAGACCTTTCTCTCAGACTTTGAACGCTCGGGCATACAGCTGCCCCCGGGCGTCCGTGCCAAATTCGTCCGCCACTCGGAcaacatcctctccctcggCCGTACCTTTCTGTCCTTTGCCGCCGCTGGGCCCTCGGCGGACACGCCCATCGAAATACCAGAGCCAGAAGTGCTGCTCGCCGGGCTCAGCTCGAAATTCGTGGCGTCCTTGCCGCGGAAAAAGCGCAAGGGTCCCGCACTCCTTGCGCCTGGCTCCTGGGAAGCGCAGATGATCGGGAGATATGCAGACAATGAGGAGGCTCGGCGCCTCGTGTATATCGGCTCCATGCGAGAAGACAAGGACAGGGTCTACGTGCTCGAGACAATGCTGAAAGAACGGGCAGAGCTCGCTCACGTGCTTGGGAAGGAAACATGGGCCGATGTCGCCCTGTCCGACAAGATGGCCAAGACACCCCAAAACGTTTTACAGTTCCTCACGTCGCTGGCGACACACCACCGTCCATCGGCAGCCGCAGACGTTGCCGCCCTCCAACGCCTCAAGGCCCTTTCCACAGTCTCCCGCACCTCCTCTCAATTGCCCACCGTGCACGCTTGGGATAGAGATCATTATGCAGAGCAATATGCTGCATCGTTATTACCCAACGGATCCCTACCGTCCATCACACCCTACTTCTCCGTGGGCACAGCCATGTCTGGCCTTTCACACATGCTCTCCCGCCTCTATGGTATCTCCTTCAAGCCCGTGTCTGTCGCACATGGCGAAGTCTGGCACCCCTCGGTCAGGCGGTTGGACGTGATGGACGAACACGGGAAAAGAATAGGAGTGATCTACTGCGATTTGTTTTCACGACCCGGTAAGCCATCAGCCGGCGCAGCACACTATACCGTCCGCTGCTCGAGAAGGGTGGACGATGATCCTTCCGAAGGCGATGGCCTGCCTCCCGGATGGGATCAACACCTCGGTAAAGGAATGGAAGTGCAAGGTGAAGCGTTACATGGAAAAGAGGGCAAATACCAACTTCCCATCGTTGTGCTGACTACAGACTTTGGAACGGTCGAAGAAAGCGGCCCGGCATTGCTTGGGTGGAATGATCTCGAGACTCTGTTCCACGAGATGGGGCATGCTATCCACT CAATGATTGGCCAAACAGAGTTTCACAACGTGTCCGGTACTCGGTGCGCCACCGACTTTGTCGAgctcccttccatcctcatgGAACACTTTATCTCTTCCCCAGCTGTCCTCAGCACATTCGCCACCCACTATACCACCAACGAACCTTTACCGATCCCCCTCATCCAAGCGCATCTGCAACTCGACCAGTCCCTCAAAGCCCTCGAAACACATTCCCAAATCCTGATGGCACTGCTTGACCAAAAGTACCACTCGATCAAGCACGGCGAACAACTCGACTCTACCCGAGTCTGGAACGAGCTGCAGAGCCAAGTGGGGGTGATCCCACCCGTGCGAGGGACGGCGTGGCAAACGCAGTTCGGACACTTGTACGGCTACGGCGCGACGTATTATTCCTATCTGTTTGATCGCGCAATCGCGGGCAAGATCTGGTCATCACTGTTTGCGCGGGGGCGTACCGGGCCCGCCGCCGCTAATCATGAtccggcggcggcggaagACATACTCTCCAGGGAAGGAGGTGAAGCGTTCAAAGAAAAAGTCTTGAAATGGGGCGGTGGGAGAGATCCTTGGGAGATGGTCGGAGACGTGATTGGAGGTGCAGAGGGCGAGCAAGTAGCCAAGGGAGATGAAAAGGCCATGGAACTGGTCGGTAGATGGATGATCAAGTAG
- a CDS encoding hypothetical protein (Match to ESTs gb|CF188963.1|CF188963, gb|CF188962.1|CF188962), whose translation MASGFSSESPVNILLIGLGSIGSIYAYLLEKSGKARVTAVARSNYTLYTTSGVTLDTERFGEINNWKPYRVFKTQQEALNDGTFYASCIVCTKCLPDVLPNVKLLEDTLASDQIGSYHLIQNGLGIEEDLFTALEGREIPILSSCAWIGIMTSSDGQVVSWSGQDMLVTGIYPPASPETGNQTRAFSLKEAEALNLWVDLLRAGGGIVHPTERIDSIRFSKNVWNCAWASVQGLVRATALAFAPLSLEQAAVVKAYFREIVAVGFEAGLLWKGMIQYPSGEISAGLEDVVNYCWDKITGMAVARGVGHKYSLLIDVETGRPFELEVIVGSVLRLAQKHNIETPRLEYTYVLLKVLQGEILREKRLRVKERAVVA comes from the exons ATGGCAAGCGGTTTTTCTTCAGAGAGTCCGGTGAACATCCTTCTCATAGGCCTCGGATCGATAGGTTCTATCTACGCCTATCTTCTTGAGAAG TCAGGAAAAGCCAGGGTCACTGCAGTGGCTAGGTCTAACTATACGCTCTACACAACAAGTGGCGTGACGCTCGATACTGAAAGATTCGGCGAGATCAATAACTGGAAGCCTTACAGAG TCTTCAAAACTCAGCAAGAAGCGCTCAATGATGGTACTTTTTACGCCTCCTGTATTGTGTGTACAAAGTGTTTGCCCGATGTATTACCCAATGTCAAGCTCCTCGAGGATACATTAGCTAGTGATCAAATTGGATCTTATCACTTGATACAG AATGGACTTGGAATAGAAGAGGATTTGTTTACCGCTCTTGAAGGTAGAGAAATCCCTATCCTGTCCAGCTGTGCTTGGATTGGTATTATGACTTCCTCAGACGGTCAAGTTGTGTCATGGAGTGGCCAA GACATGCTTGTCACTGGTATTTACCCACCCGCCTCTCCAGAGACCGGGAATCAAACCCGGGCGTTCTCTTTGAAAGAGGCCGAAGCTCTCAACCTTTGGGTTGATTTGCTCAGAGCTGGTGGAGGAATTGTACATCCTACTGAGAGAATAGACTCCATTCGCTTCTCAAAG AACGTGTGGAACTGTGCCTGGGCCTCCGTGCAGGGCCTTGTTCGAGCGACGGCTCTTGCATTTGCACCTTTATCCTTGGAGCAAGCCGCTGTGGTGAAGGCTTACTTTCGAGAAATTGTCGCTGTCGGATTCGAAGCTGGATTGCTGTGGAAGGGCATGATTCAATATCCCTCGGGGGAGATCAGTGCAGGCCTAGAGGATGTTGTCAATTATTGCTGGGACAAG ATTACTGGAATGGCTGTTGCCCGCGGTGTAGGACACAAGTACTCATTACTCATTGATGTCGAAACGGGCCGTCCTTTCGAGCTTGAGGTTATCGTCGGCTCTGTTCTGCGTCTCGCTCAGAAACATAACATTGAGACCCCGCGACTCGAATATACCTATGTCTTGCTTAAGGTTTTACAGGGAGAAATTCTAAGGGAGAAACGGTTGAGGGTGAAAGAAAGGGCTGTAGTCGCGTAG
- a CDS encoding hypothetical protein (HMMPfam hit to Cpn60_TCP1, TCP-1/cpn60 chaperonin family, score: 608.0, E(): 6.7e-180), producing the protein MSLKVPKASGPDLFKSGYKHLSGLEEAVLRNIAAVGELSEIVRTSFGPNGRNKLIINHLGRLFVTSDAATIIREIEVAHPAAKLLVMASTAQEAEMGDATNLVLIFAGELLKRSEHLLTMGLHPSDVIQGYEMALAKGREELETLVAAQITSSPLPSVDNLAAAVSSSLASKQPGCEVLLSKLVAEAALAVMPKNPKDFNVDSVRVVKVLGGGLEASRVVRGMVFGREPEGIVKNATRAKVAVYTCGLDISQTETKGTVLLKKAEDLLNFSRGEEKQLEGYFKEIADSGVKLIIAGSGIGDLALHYLNRMGIAVIKVLSKFDLRRLCRVVGATPLARLGAPTPEEAGMVDVFETIEIGGDRVTVLRQEEGEKTRTATIVLRGATANYLDDLERSLDDGINTIRILFRDGRLVPGAGASEIELARRISAYGGKTAGLAQHSIKRWAEACEVVPRTLAENAGLNSEDVVSSLYKAHADGQVDAGVDIESEKEGVRSTKDMGVFDPYAAKDWALKLATEAAISVLRVDSIIVAKQAGIAPPKQQGHWDDD; encoded by the exons ATGTCTCTAAAAGTACCCAAGGCCTCAGGCCCCGACCTTTTTAAGTCTGGCTACAAG CACTTGTCTGGACTGGAGGAGGCCGTCTTGAGGAACATAGCGGCTGTTGGAGAGCTCAGCGAGATAGTGAGGACCTCATTCGGACCCAATG GTCGGAACAAACTTATTATCAACCACCTGGGACGACTTTTTGTCACTTCTGATGCTGCCACCATTATCCGAGAAATTGAGGTTGCCCATCCTGCTGCGAAGCTTCTGGTCATGGCTAGTACTGCTCAGGAGGCCGAGATGGGGGACGCGACCAATCTAGTGCTCATCTTTGCCGGAGAGCTGCTCAAACGATCGGAACATCTTTTGACTATGGGTTTGCACCCGTCAGACGTCATTCAGGGGTACGAGATGGCCTTGGCAAAGGGACGAGAAGAGCTCGAAA CTCTGGTGGCCGCACAGATcacatcttctcccttaCCTTCTGTCGACAACCTTGCAGCTGcagtttcttcttcccttgccTCCAAGCAACCTGGATGTGAAGTACTGCTCTCAAAACTTGTCGCCGAGGCTGCCTTGGCAGTCATGCCTAAAAACCCTAAGGATTTCAACGTCGATTCAGTGCGAGTAGTCAAGGTTCTGGGCGGCGGTCTTGAGGCGAGCAGAGTCGTTCGGGGCATGGTGTTCGGTAGAGAACCTGAAG GTATTGTGAAGAATGCTACCAGGGCTAAGGTAGCAGTATATACTTGTGGTCTGGATATCTCCCAGACTGAGACTAAGGGTACTGTTCTGCTCAAAAAGGCGGAAGATCTGTTGAACTTCTCACGCGGTGAAGAGAAACAACTCGAGGGC TACTTCAAAGAAATTGCCGACTCCGGTGTCAAGCTCATCATTGCTGGTTCCGGTATTGGTGACCTTGCCTTACATTATCTCAATCGAATGGGCATTGCGGTCATCAAGGTTCTTTCCAAATTCGACCTTCGACGATTATGTCGGGTTGTTGGTGCCACTCCTCTTGCCCGGCTCGGTGCTCCCACCCCCGAGGAAGCTGGTATGGTTGATGTATTTGAGACCATCGAGATCGGTGGGGACCGTGTCACTGTCCTTcgacaggaagaaggggagaagacTCGAACTGCCACTATCGTTCTTCGTGGTGCCACTGCCAACTACCTTGATGACCTCGAACGATCTCTTGACGACGGTATTAATACCATCCGCATCCTTTTCCGCGACGGCCGGCTTGTGCCTGGTGCCGGCGCCAGCGAAATTGAACTCGCTCGACGTATTTCCGCCTACGGTGGCAAAACTGCCGGCCTCGCTCAACATTCTATCAAGCGATGGGCCGAAGCTTGTGAAGTTGTTCCTCGTACATTGGCTGAGAACGCGGGCCTCAACTCGGAAGATGTCGTCAGTTCTCTCTACAAAGCGCATGCCGACGGACAGGTCGATGCGGGTGTGGACATTGagagcgagaaggagggtgtCAGATCTACTAAGGACATGGGGGTTTTCGACCCATATGCTGCTAAAGACTGGGCATTGAAGCTGGCGACCGAGGCAGCTATCAGTGTTCTCAGAGTGGACAGTATCATTGTGGCCAAGCAAGCAGGAATAGCTCCCCCTAAGCAGCAGGGACACTGGGATGATGATTAG